The following are from one region of the Rhodopirellula sp. P2 genome:
- a CDS encoding DUF4870 domain-containing protein, with protein MNYQPTTQTEGNPMQTEQTNSTNTWAMVLHFSQFAGYVIPFAGFLAPIVIWQLKKDDMPELDPHGRNIANWLITEFIASIVFAILAVIGIGLLGFLILAVLSVVFPIIGGIKASQGEVWKYPLTFRFV; from the coding sequence TTGAACTACCAACCCACCACCCAAACCGAAGGCAATCCAATGCAGACGGAACAAACCAACAGCACCAATACCTGGGCGATGGTCCTTCACTTCTCACAATTCGCCGGGTACGTCATCCCGTTCGCTGGATTCCTGGCACCAATCGTGATCTGGCAGCTGAAGAAAGATGACATGCCGGAGCTCGATCCCCACGGACGGAACATTGCCAACTGGCTGATCACCGAGTTCATTGCCAGCATCGTGTTCGCAATTCTCGCAGTGATCGGCATTGGCCTCCTGGGATTTCTCATCCTTGCCGTTTTGAGTGTGGTTTTCCCGATCATCGGTGGGATCAAAGCCAGCCAAGGGGAAGTCTGGAAGTACCCGTTGACCTTTCGATTCGTGTGA
- a CDS encoding GNAT family N-acetyltransferase, with the protein MSTETNPSNDSQPAKLDVEILRVDYTHEPHRKSLLRLLSEYANDPAIGSPGLSKRAQQRVATELAQRPNAVSLFAMINHPNNRAEAIGLANCFEVFSTFAAAPVLNVHDVMVSAPHRGKGVGSILMQAITELANERNCCKVTLEVYRGNQPARSLYSKNGFAGTEMDSELGETLFLSKRLVGDE; encoded by the coding sequence ATGTCGACGGAAACAAACCCCTCCAACGACTCCCAACCAGCCAAACTGGACGTCGAAATCCTCCGCGTTGACTACACGCACGAACCGCACCGAAAATCGCTGCTTCGCTTGCTTTCTGAATACGCCAATGACCCGGCAATCGGGAGCCCCGGCCTGAGCAAACGAGCCCAACAACGGGTGGCGACCGAATTGGCACAACGCCCCAATGCGGTTTCTTTGTTCGCGATGATCAACCACCCGAACAATCGAGCCGAGGCCATCGGGCTGGCCAACTGCTTTGAAGTCTTCTCGACCTTTGCAGCCGCTCCCGTCCTGAACGTGCACGATGTGATGGTCAGCGCTCCCCACCGCGGAAAAGGCGTCGGATCCATTCTGATGCAAGCGATCACGGAGCTCGCCAACGAACGGAATTGCTGCAAAGTCACGCTCGAGGTTTATCGCGGAAACCAGCCGGCACGTTCGCTCTACTCCAAGAACGGATTCGCAGGAACCGAAATGGACTCCGAACTGGGGGAGACACTTTTTCTCTCCAAGCGCCTTGTCGGAGACGAATAA
- a CDS encoding sulfite exporter TauE/SafE family protein, giving the protein MLSSLTPDQIALLAVGATGIGFSKSGFPGISMLHVVLFAFVFGALESTGVLLPMLVVGDLCAIGFFGRKADWSHVRRLLPPTLVGIVIGWAMMDRLDPEHFKTLVGGIILALAAVQAARLLRPKLFEKFPHQVWFSVFLGLLAGLTTMLANAAGPVVALYLLAVSLPKWELIGTSAWLFLVLNILKLPLSYNLGLITPDTLLVGAALAPMIPLGILSGKWLVTRVSQTWFNAILLGFTAIAAMRLMGWF; this is encoded by the coding sequence ATGCTTTCATCGCTCACCCCCGACCAAATTGCACTGTTGGCTGTGGGCGCCACTGGCATTGGCTTCTCGAAATCAGGGTTCCCTGGCATCAGCATGTTGCATGTGGTCCTCTTCGCCTTTGTGTTTGGGGCGCTGGAATCCACTGGCGTGCTTCTCCCGATGCTGGTCGTCGGGGACCTCTGCGCCATTGGCTTTTTCGGCCGCAAAGCGGATTGGTCCCATGTCCGTCGATTGCTTCCGCCGACGTTGGTCGGAATCGTGATTGGTTGGGCGATGATGGACCGCCTCGATCCCGAGCACTTCAAAACACTCGTTGGCGGCATCATTCTCGCACTCGCCGCTGTGCAAGCCGCTCGCTTGCTCCGCCCCAAGTTGTTTGAAAAATTCCCCCACCAAGTTTGGTTCTCAGTGTTCCTTGGCCTGCTTGCAGGTCTAACAACGATGTTGGCCAATGCCGCAGGGCCAGTGGTTGCACTCTATCTTCTGGCGGTCAGCTTGCCGAAATGGGAACTGATCGGCACCAGCGCTTGGTTGTTTCTGGTGTTAAACATCCTGAAGCTTCCGTTGAGCTACAACCTGGGTCTCATCACACCCGATACATTGTTGGTGGGCGCCGCACTGGCTCCGATGATCCCACTCGGAATCTTGTCGGGAAAATGGCTGGTCACCCGAGTTTCTCAAACTTGGTTCAACGCGATTCTTCTCGGATTCACCGCGATTGCCGCGATGCGATTGATGGGCTGGTTCTGA
- a CDS encoding neutral/alkaline non-lysosomal ceramidase N-terminal domain-containing protein — MARYLAVSGRSIWFDRQLPFCLIIGILVSASMVGGQEPTPSNSTVEAASESDLLIGSAQREITPPTGFPMSGYFHERLATETRDPLFAKAMVFEQGDTVVVWVVCDLVGITRDLYEEVIRRSESLHGIPAKNHLVSATHSHTAPDYRAHLVRHLRGELKEESPYAEKLVNGIVGAIGDAISSKRSAKILAGNAIQSVPVSFNRRSVMKDGSILTWQRESNPERIRSAGPIDDQLGVIAVLDSETNQPFTICSSYALHLDTVGGTRWSADYPALMQRAVAENFGDDVLSIFGAGTCGDINHADPSRQERNSCEFIGHSLGETLVKEARSMLEGSIKTSPSPKSRLKYRQAVVPLPLQTLTEQQIDRAKALIPLARGGEKVAFEDLVAANRDAQLDRLTNNPSWIDGDDPANVSPMIAWQGIGDHLPVEVATITLGDELAIVFLPGEVFVDLGLAIKRHSPFETTLVIELSNCVETAYLPTHAAYAQGSYEVINSRTQPGSGEKLVSAALTLLRSAASDDTPTKYELHSELTSR; from the coding sequence ATGGCCAGATACTTGGCTGTTTCCGGACGTTCGATTTGGTTTGATCGGCAGCTGCCGTTTTGCTTGATCATTGGGATCCTCGTCAGTGCTTCGATGGTTGGCGGGCAGGAACCGACGCCGAGCAATTCCACGGTCGAAGCCGCTTCGGAGTCGGATTTGTTGATCGGCAGTGCTCAGCGAGAGATCACGCCGCCGACTGGGTTCCCGATGTCAGGCTATTTTCATGAGCGACTGGCCACGGAAACACGTGACCCACTGTTTGCGAAAGCGATGGTTTTTGAACAAGGCGACACAGTGGTGGTCTGGGTGGTCTGTGATTTGGTCGGCATCACCCGCGATTTGTACGAAGAGGTGATACGGAGATCCGAATCTTTGCACGGGATCCCGGCTAAAAACCACCTCGTTTCAGCGACACATTCGCACACCGCTCCGGATTATCGAGCCCACCTGGTTCGTCATCTTCGTGGTGAATTGAAAGAAGAGTCTCCCTACGCAGAAAAGCTGGTCAACGGAATTGTGGGGGCAATCGGTGACGCCATCTCGAGCAAACGTTCGGCCAAAATCTTGGCGGGCAACGCGATTCAGTCGGTTCCGGTTTCCTTCAATCGACGCTCGGTCATGAAAGACGGCAGCATTCTGACGTGGCAACGTGAATCCAACCCAGAGCGAATTCGCTCCGCCGGCCCGATCGATGACCAGTTGGGCGTGATCGCGGTGCTCGATTCCGAAACCAATCAACCGTTCACGATTTGCAGCAGTTACGCGTTGCATTTGGACACCGTCGGGGGGACTCGTTGGAGTGCGGACTACCCGGCTTTGATGCAGCGAGCGGTGGCTGAAAATTTTGGTGACGATGTGCTTTCGATCTTTGGTGCCGGCACGTGTGGCGACATCAACCACGCCGACCCGTCCCGTCAGGAACGCAATTCCTGCGAATTCATTGGGCATTCTCTGGGCGAGACTTTGGTGAAGGAGGCTCGTTCGATGTTGGAGGGTTCAATCAAAACATCGCCCAGCCCGAAATCGCGATTAAAATATCGCCAGGCGGTGGTGCCGTTGCCGCTGCAAACATTGACTGAACAGCAGATTGATCGAGCGAAAGCGTTGATTCCTCTTGCCCGTGGGGGCGAAAAGGTGGCGTTTGAAGATCTCGTCGCAGCCAACCGAGATGCTCAGCTGGATCGCCTGACCAACAATCCTTCGTGGATCGACGGCGATGATCCGGCGAATGTTTCTCCAATGATTGCCTGGCAAGGCATCGGGGATCATTTGCCAGTTGAGGTCGCGACCATCACTTTGGGGGATGAATTGGCGATCGTCTTCCTGCCCGGGGAGGTTTTTGTTGACCTGGGATTGGCGATCAAACGACATTCGCCTTTTGAAACAACGCTGGTGATTGAATTGTCCAACTGCGTCGAAACCGCCTATTTGCCGACGCATGCGGCGTATGCCCAGGGCAGCTACGAGGTCATCAATTCACGAACGCAGCCTGGGTCAGGTGAAAAATTGGTTTCCGCGGCACTCACCCTGCTTCGCAGCGCAGCCTCCGATGACACTCCCACGAAATACGAACTCCATTCCGAACTGACTTCTCGATGA
- a CDS encoding family 16 glycoside hydrolase: MRMRLPVLNSLAGLSLVLGCAIGFGSVSAQEPAAGDPDLELQGEYIADEIGVQVVAIGDGEFDVVIYEGGLPGAGAKPSPRKIEADEDVLLGLVDSMNLRRVERVSSTMGRSAPAKATVLFDGTEEAADANWENGRVSPEGWLMQGTTTKQKFQDYTLHLEFRTPFMPKATGQKRGNSGIYHQARYETQVLDSFGSEGLDNECGAIYTVSGPAVNVCYPPMQWQTYDVDFTAARFDDAGKKVADARMTVRLNGVIVQNNVAVPDATRAAKLKEGPEPGPIYLQDHGDEVRFRNIWVLPRDADREAKRPIVSGFERFVGTNALSMADAGEVLIDNLACGSCHKAGTSMLPSQGGPDLSQVFGRVRADAIVEMIADPHTTKRGTTMPDPWPGMEAAERRERAKEIASYLHSINDQPLEDRIVSAKLADRGEKLYQKVGCAACHSADPASPSPMSVPLGKPHRKYTLPSLTKFLKTCNQLRPGLRMPAMVGTDEEIMAVAAYLTREVTVGKTADAFTRKVYHGSWKQLPKFDSLKPVSEDQVSGLIFDDLKRRNNFAVVYETDLHVNSETKLTFHLASDDGSALEIDGHRLENDGIHPHKSVQAEYELKAGVYPVRVEYFDGGGETSLSLEVESDSFARDDIAYWVSNTVGGKPLDLLPSEFVADSSLIEKGKQQFYSIGCANCHSVGADQASALQTVQAPALDQAGEGKGCLAEDVSAPAVNFALGATQVSAIESALKRRRSGQRPKVTDARRVHMTMLGLNCYACHQRDGIGGPELSRDESFVSTVPEMGLEGRLPPQLTGVGDKLTPQTITDVLNHGANLRSYMGTRMPAFAYEPLRDWHAAVGRLDMNPTVEEADTTANESTIVSNGRQLCGNDGLACIKCHSFGGDTGGGLGAIDLLTMPKRLRYEWFQRYLQNPTLYRPGTRMPNSFVDGKSAITTIEEGDPVNQTDAIWKYLSLGDKAKEPVGLKQNAIVLQPTEQSLRIYRNFFTGVSARGIGIAFPNKTNLIWDAEQMTLSRVWKNGFFDASMHWRGRGQGRQEPLGDAVSILEGQSTLALLSSLDAAWPEKSARARDFRFGGYQLNDGQTIAIGFSRGDLKVEDTISSQTSADQATPPQLSRTLTISVPASNDSEQWVWQPTNQPMEVTAETDGTQTFRVNNQASLQIQGIRLEKVTVDGKPIWRAVLPAGETRTIHQTIAW, translated from the coding sequence ATGCGAATGCGTCTGCCAGTTCTGAACTCTCTGGCCGGATTGAGTCTGGTTTTGGGGTGTGCGATTGGATTTGGATCTGTTTCCGCCCAAGAGCCCGCAGCCGGTGATCCGGACCTTGAATTGCAAGGCGAGTACATCGCGGATGAGATTGGAGTCCAGGTCGTTGCGATCGGGGACGGTGAGTTTGACGTTGTGATTTACGAAGGTGGCTTGCCCGGAGCTGGTGCCAAGCCTTCGCCACGAAAAATCGAAGCCGATGAAGACGTCCTGTTGGGGTTGGTGGATTCGATGAATCTTCGACGGGTCGAACGGGTCAGCAGCACGATGGGCCGGTCCGCTCCCGCGAAAGCCACGGTCCTGTTCGATGGAACCGAAGAAGCGGCGGACGCGAACTGGGAAAATGGACGCGTCAGTCCCGAAGGTTGGTTGATGCAGGGGACAACGACGAAGCAGAAATTTCAGGACTACACGCTGCACTTGGAATTTCGGACGCCTTTCATGCCCAAGGCAACGGGGCAAAAGCGGGGCAACAGTGGCATCTATCACCAGGCTCGCTACGAAACCCAGGTGCTGGATTCGTTCGGTTCAGAGGGTCTCGACAACGAATGCGGTGCGATTTACACGGTCAGTGGTCCTGCGGTCAACGTTTGCTACCCACCGATGCAGTGGCAGACCTACGACGTCGACTTCACCGCGGCACGATTTGATGACGCTGGGAAAAAGGTCGCCGATGCTCGGATGACAGTTCGTCTGAATGGAGTCATTGTGCAGAACAATGTGGCAGTGCCTGACGCGACTCGGGCTGCGAAATTGAAAGAAGGTCCGGAGCCTGGTCCGATTTACCTGCAGGATCATGGTGACGAAGTTCGCTTCCGAAACATTTGGGTTTTGCCACGGGATGCGGATCGTGAAGCCAAGCGTCCGATTGTCTCGGGGTTTGAGCGTTTCGTCGGCACCAATGCGTTGTCGATGGCCGATGCTGGCGAAGTTTTGATTGACAACTTGGCCTGCGGATCATGTCACAAAGCAGGAACATCGATGTTGCCCTCGCAGGGCGGTCCCGATTTGTCGCAAGTCTTTGGGCGTGTTCGCGCCGATGCCATCGTCGAGATGATCGCCGATCCCCACACCACCAAGCGCGGGACGACGATGCCCGACCCTTGGCCAGGAATGGAGGCAGCGGAGCGACGGGAACGGGCGAAAGAAATCGCAAGCTATCTGCATTCCATCAACGATCAACCACTCGAAGATCGAATCGTCAGTGCCAAGCTCGCTGATCGTGGTGAAAAGCTGTATCAAAAAGTGGGTTGTGCCGCCTGTCACTCGGCCGATCCCGCCAGTCCCAGCCCGATGTCGGTTCCGCTGGGCAAACCACATCGCAAATACACATTGCCGTCTTTGACGAAGTTTTTGAAGACTTGCAATCAACTTCGTCCAGGACTGCGGATGCCTGCGATGGTTGGCACCGACGAAGAAATCATGGCGGTCGCGGCTTACCTGACTCGTGAAGTCACTGTGGGCAAAACCGCGGATGCATTCACCAGAAAGGTGTACCACGGTTCCTGGAAGCAACTGCCAAAGTTCGATTCACTGAAACCGGTCTCTGAAGATCAGGTCAGTGGGCTGATTTTCGACGACCTGAAACGAAGAAACAATTTCGCGGTGGTCTACGAAACCGATTTGCATGTGAATTCAGAGACCAAGTTGACGTTCCACTTGGCCAGCGACGACGGAAGTGCGCTCGAAATTGACGGGCATCGATTGGAAAACGATGGGATCCACCCCCACAAATCGGTCCAAGCAGAATACGAACTGAAGGCCGGCGTCTATCCCGTCCGCGTGGAGTACTTTGATGGTGGAGGGGAAACGTCCCTGAGTCTTGAAGTGGAAAGCGACTCCTTTGCTCGCGATGACATTGCTTATTGGGTCAGCAACACGGTGGGTGGAAAGCCACTGGATTTGTTGCCCAGCGAATTTGTTGCGGACTCGTCCTTGATTGAGAAAGGAAAGCAGCAGTTCTATTCCATCGGATGTGCCAATTGTCACTCGGTGGGCGCGGACCAGGCTTCCGCTTTGCAAACGGTTCAAGCACCCGCGTTGGATCAGGCGGGCGAGGGAAAGGGGTGTTTGGCAGAGGACGTGTCGGCACCTGCAGTCAACTTTGCGTTGGGGGCAACTCAGGTTTCTGCCATCGAATCGGCGCTCAAACGTCGGCGTTCGGGGCAACGTCCCAAGGTGACCGATGCACGTCGTGTTCATATGACGATGCTGGGATTGAATTGCTACGCCTGTCACCAGCGCGATGGTATCGGCGGCCCCGAATTGTCACGCGACGAGTCGTTTGTTTCGACGGTTCCCGAGATGGGACTGGAGGGCCGTTTGCCACCGCAATTAACGGGTGTTGGCGATAAACTGACTCCGCAAACGATCACCGATGTGCTGAATCACGGTGCCAACCTTCGCAGCTACATGGGCACGCGAATGCCGGCGTTCGCGTACGAACCGCTGCGAGACTGGCATGCCGCGGTTGGTCGTTTGGACATGAATCCGACGGTCGAAGAAGCGGACACCACCGCCAACGAATCAACGATTGTTTCCAACGGCCGCCAGCTATGTGGCAACGATGGATTGGCGTGCATCAAGTGTCACAGCTTCGGTGGAGACACCGGGGGTGGATTGGGAGCCATTGACTTGCTGACCATGCCCAAACGACTTCGATATGAATGGTTCCAACGCTATTTGCAGAACCCGACTTTGTACCGACCCGGCACTCGAATGCCGAACAGCTTTGTGGATGGCAAGTCCGCGATCACCACGATTGAAGAGGGCGACCCGGTGAACCAAACCGATGCGATTTGGAAGTACCTGTCGCTTGGCGACAAAGCCAAGGAACCGGTGGGGCTGAAACAGAACGCGATTGTGTTGCAGCCGACTGAGCAGTCACTGCGGATCTACCGCAACTTCTTCACCGGAGTCAGTGCGCGTGGGATTGGGATCGCCTTCCCGAACAAAACCAACTTGATTTGGGATGCCGAGCAAATGACTTTGTCTCGGGTTTGGAAGAACGGCTTCTTCGATGCATCGATGCACTGGCGTGGTCGTGGGCAAGGTCGCCAGGAACCGCTCGGTGATGCGGTTTCGATTCTCGAGGGCCAGTCCACTTTGGCGTTGCTTTCAAGTCTCGATGCCGCCTGGCCGGAGAAATCCGCGAGAGCTCGTGATTTCCGGTTCGGTGGTTACCAGCTGAACGATGGTCAAACGATCGCCATCGGATTTTCTCGAGGTGACCTGAAAGTCGAAGACACCATTTCGTCGCAAACGTCAGCGGATCAGGCGACCCCGCCTCAGCTGAGTCGAACCTTGACGATTTCGGTTCCCGCTTCGAACGACAGCGAACAATGGGTGTGGCAACCGACCAACCAACCCATGGAGGTCACGGCTGAAACCGACGGCACACAAACATTCCGTGTCAACAATCAAGCGAGTTTGCAGATCCAGGGCATTCGGCTTGAGAAAGTGACGGTGGATGGCAAGCCGATTTGGCGTGCCGTCTTGCCTGCCGGAGAGACACGGACAATTCATCAAACAATTGCTTGGTGA
- a CDS encoding DUF7133 domain-containing protein, with product MNFMRIRPLASLALLLSFVSAIHAEQPKESDYYTITTFETPEGEVIEACGFEWMEDGRLAVCSRRGDIFMIENPLAKKVTADQFSVFARGLHEPLSLTEQDGWLIATQRPEITRLKDTDGDGAADVFQTHADGWGVSGDYHEYAFGSKLNANGDMLITLCLTGSFSSQVPFRGWAMKVTSDGQTIPYSSGVRSPGGMGTDSKGNVFYTDNQGPWNGTCGLKMLQEGKFMGHPGGWDWYDDAPNMGKRPQEPESGSRILTEAAKIPELVPTVVMFPYDKMGKSASGIVCDQSGGKFGPFENQLFVSDQSQSTVMRVDLEEVDGVWQGVCFPFRRGFASGNVGMEMAPNGSMFVGGTNRGWGSTGPRPFAIERLDWTGKVAFEIKHMKSTSDGFDLEFTQPVDAATATDLAGYEIETYTYEYRSQYGSPEVDPTKPTITSATVSEDGMHVRLVIDGLQLGHVHELHSNGVRNQDGNPLLHPQAYYTLNKINEAN from the coding sequence ATGAACTTCATGCGAATTCGACCTTTGGCCAGCTTGGCCTTGCTGCTGAGTTTCGTCTCAGCGATCCATGCTGAGCAGCCCAAAGAAAGCGATTACTACACGATCACGACCTTCGAAACTCCGGAGGGCGAGGTCATCGAAGCGTGTGGCTTTGAATGGATGGAAGACGGTCGACTGGCGGTGTGTTCGCGCCGTGGTGACATCTTCATGATCGAAAATCCGCTCGCCAAAAAAGTGACGGCGGATCAGTTCAGTGTGTTTGCTCGCGGGTTGCACGAACCACTTAGCTTGACCGAACAAGACGGTTGGTTGATCGCGACCCAGCGGCCTGAGATCACACGGCTGAAGGACACCGATGGCGATGGTGCCGCGGATGTTTTTCAAACGCATGCCGATGGATGGGGCGTGTCGGGTGATTACCACGAATACGCGTTTGGGTCGAAGTTGAATGCCAACGGCGACATGCTGATCACGCTGTGTTTGACCGGGTCTTTCAGCAGCCAGGTCCCGTTTCGTGGGTGGGCGATGAAGGTCACTTCGGACGGGCAAACCATTCCGTATTCCAGCGGCGTTCGTTCGCCCGGCGGAATGGGGACCGATTCCAAGGGCAATGTCTTCTACACCGACAACCAAGGACCATGGAACGGAACATGTGGTCTGAAAATGCTGCAGGAAGGCAAGTTCATGGGCCATCCCGGTGGATGGGATTGGTATGACGACGCACCGAACATGGGCAAGCGTCCGCAAGAACCTGAGAGCGGCAGTCGCATCTTGACCGAAGCGGCCAAGATCCCGGAACTGGTGCCGACCGTGGTCATGTTCCCTTACGACAAAATGGGAAAGAGTGCGTCGGGAATCGTTTGTGATCAGTCGGGCGGCAAGTTCGGTCCGTTTGAAAATCAACTGTTCGTCAGTGATCAATCGCAGAGCACGGTCATGCGAGTCGACTTGGAAGAGGTGGATGGCGTTTGGCAGGGTGTTTGTTTCCCTTTCCGACGAGGCTTTGCCTCAGGCAATGTCGGGATGGAAATGGCGCCCAATGGATCGATGTTTGTTGGCGGAACCAACCGTGGTTGGGGATCAACGGGCCCTCGTCCTTTCGCAATCGAGCGATTGGATTGGACCGGGAAAGTCGCGTTTGAAATCAAGCACATGAAATCAACGTCCGACGGTTTTGATTTGGAATTCACTCAGCCGGTGGATGCCGCGACGGCGACTGATTTGGCAGGCTATGAGATCGAGACTTACACGTACGAGTACCGTTCGCAGTACGGCAGTCCGGAAGTGGATCCGACCAAGCCCACGATCACATCGGCAACTGTTTCGGAGGACGGGATGCACGTGCGATTGGTGATCGACGGATTGCAACTCGGTCATGTTCATGAGCTTCATTCCAACGGCGTCCGCAACCAAGACGGCAATCCTTTGCTGCATCCTCAGGCGTACTACACGCTGAATAAGATCAACGAGGCGAACTGA
- a CDS encoding RNA polymerase sigma factor, translated as MSPSNEHPTLSSMLISGVKQMDAESWSRLVGTFGPIVYRWCRTSGIPASDAPDVVQEVFASVARGIGDFQRKKREGSFRSWLATITRNRVRDHFRRLNKLAEADGRAIGGSEALDQLHQIGEQEIADTLDSTICPASIESPLIRQVMTSVESEFEIATWQAFWATTVDQQPASTVADKLGLSVASVYQAKSRVLRRLRKRMAELPE; from the coding sequence ATGTCGCCCTCGAACGAACATCCCACCCTGTCATCGATGCTGATTTCCGGCGTCAAACAGATGGATGCCGAAAGCTGGAGCCGTTTGGTTGGCACCTTCGGCCCGATTGTCTACCGCTGGTGTCGGACCTCAGGAATTCCCGCGTCCGATGCACCCGATGTAGTGCAAGAAGTCTTTGCATCCGTGGCCCGAGGCATTGGCGACTTCCAAAGAAAGAAACGCGAAGGCAGTTTTCGATCTTGGTTGGCCACGATCACACGCAATCGCGTTCGTGATCACTTTCGAAGACTCAACAAACTCGCTGAGGCTGATGGACGAGCGATCGGGGGCAGCGAAGCGCTCGATCAATTGCATCAAATCGGTGAGCAGGAAATCGCCGATACGCTGGATTCCACCATTTGCCCCGCGTCGATCGAAAGCCCTTTGATCCGACAAGTCATGACATCGGTCGAATCTGAATTTGAAATCGCGACTTGGCAAGCGTTCTGGGCCACCACCGTTGACCAGCAACCTGCGTCAACGGTTGCAGACAAATTGGGCCTTTCCGTCGCCAGCGTTTACCAAGCGAAGTCCCGTGTGCTTCGCCGACTTCGCAAACGCATGGCGGAGCTACCGGAATAA